One Solanum pennellii chromosome 10, SPENNV200 genomic region harbors:
- the LOC107032732 gene encoding elicitor-responsive protein 3-like produces MPYGQLEVYVGHARGLDDQNWLTDMNPYVVITCHTEEKKSSVASGEGEDPEWNESFLFTISRGCDDVHIKVMDENTFQDDDFIGETTISLEEVFREGEVETTTYDLYKDDENCGSVKIGLTFTREERDEYDEDY; encoded by the exons aTGCCTTACGGACAACTTGAAGTTTATGTTGGACATGCAAGAGGCCTTGATGACCAAAATTGGCTCA CTGATATGAATCCATATGTGGTCATTACATGTCATACTGAAGAGAAGAAATCCAGTGTTGCATCAG GCGAGGGAGAGGATCCAGAGTGGAATGAGTCCTTCTTATTCACTATTTCTCGTGGTTGTGACGATGTTCACATCAAGGTTATGGATGAAAATACATTTCAAGATGACGATTTCATTGGGGAAACAAC AATTTCATTAGAGGAAGTGTTTCGCGAAGGAGAAGTTGAAACAACAACATATGATCTTTATAAGGACGATGAAAATTGTGGATCCGTCAAAATTGGCCTCACTTTCACACGCGAGGAG AGGGATGAATATGACGAGGACTACTAG